The following is a genomic window from Garra rufa chromosome 4, GarRuf1.0, whole genome shotgun sequence.
NNNNNNNNNNNNNNNNNNNNNNNNNNNNGTTCTATTCATTAATGGCCTATTACAATCCATAGCATCTGTTTGCTTAACAACATACTAACATGAAACTACTGGAGTCAAAACAAAATCCAAGATAGATAATTTCATATGGGCAacaattaattgcatccaaaataagtttttgtttatacaATATATAAgtgtgtattgtgtatatttattatgtatatataaagacacacatatacagtatatacttagaaaatatttacatgtatacatttaatcatataatttatattatatataaatatatttaatatataaactttttttaatatatatatatatatatatatatatatatatatatatatatacatacacatatacacacacacacacatgaatgtGTCTAtagttatatatacacataataaatatacacagtacacacacacacacacacacacacacacacacacacacacacacacacacacacacacacacacacacacctgtattATGTccacaaaaactttcattttggatgcgattaatcacgattactcattgcccagcactacaatttttttattattattattattaacagttttagctaatAACAACCCTGATTAAAACTTGATTGCTCTGTGCATTTTATGCTTCTTATCACACTGTTAGCTTAGCAATACTATAACATCAAACTTCTAGCGTATACCAAGTTGAAGGCAGCAGGCAACTCATTAGCTTTCGGACAAGAGCTTATAAACCCAAACTGGATATTTTGTAATGATTCACACTAGATCCTCACCTCTCTTGAGTTTTTGTCAACAGCTATGTGAACGATTCCATCGTTATCGCTGCACTTCTCCAAAATGGCTTCTTGAATGGCGAGGTGCCAGTTTTCCCCCACTTCCCTGTTCAAGAGGGAAATATTGAGTGGTGAGAATACTTTAAAACACGAATATCAGGCAAAATACATCATATTATGCGAGTAAACCACCAATTCATTGTGAGGTCACATGCGAAAGTCTTTGAGAAACTTACATGACAGGATCAAACATGTTGCGAATCTTCAAGCATGGCGTTAAGCTGTTTGGTGGCGAATTTCTTCGGTCCAACGGAAATGCTGAAGAACAAAACAAGCCACTTTAGGTGCATGAACATACTCGGTGTGTCCAAAAGAACATGAACATTATGCATAAATGTGTGTTGAATGTTTATTATCAATAACATGTGCATTAACAGGAAGTTTAGTCATTTAGAAGGTGGTGTCAACATGCTTATGACCATGGATGAATCTAAAAAAGTAAAAACGCAAAAGTTTGCTTTAAAAGGAAAGCCCAGTTATTAAGACTTCTATAGCTTAATATaaagtaaatgatgtctcttactaaactTTGTTGTAGgaaacccatgaaagacttatttaaaaaaatccacattgttttatacatattttggactatgggtggcgccattatttcaatgtcatgaaatggttgcactcagtgagctactagTGCTACCTGTAGCTTTTTTAtcacaacacaactcagaaaataaaatactgatatgatgccacattgtgcggctttttgTTGTAATTCTCAGCCAAAGGGCGACAAGAAAAgcgatgcaagtcttcactgctttcctagtgaaaAGAAGagaagaatgggaagatgcctgtggacgactTTCTAAAGACTTCCTAAAGATgcacgtctttgttctctccactttagtcctgatgcctttgaggcttttagtcgaccacagctactgaaagagcttacaaacggcagagacaagaaacgctagatgccattctgggaggatgtaaacatgctgacacTTGTTAAGACACCGTGGCCACTAAAGGAGTTTCGATATTCGAAATTCAgaggcgtttagactccttgtggggaaaaatcaatGGTATGGCATTTGTTTTAAGgctatgcttatatccatcgccacctgaaAGCTCTATATGTCTTAATACCCTGGGTTCTCTTTAAAATGCAGATGCCTGACTCCACTCGGAGTAAGTGTTACCTTGGCCTTGCCACACTTTGGAGGGCATGCTAGACATCTTATCAGGTGACATTGAGGGCTGAAGCCACCTCCACACCATGAAGTCCGCCCCTCCAATCCTCTGCGTTTCTGTCCGGATGCGGGACTCGTTAGCTGAGAGGAATGCGACGGCTCTGTCCCACACCTTCTTCATTTTCTTTCTGAGAGAACGACACAAACATGCTCTTCAGAATACACTGGACCAGGAAAAGAGTGAATTAAACCTGTATTAAAAGCTAATTTGACACAATACCTGTCTTGAGGCTGGACAAGAGAGTCACGGACATGAGGGATGGGCAGGTACTGTTGCAAATCCTTGTTCTCCTGAGAGGCTTCATTGTGGCTCCTCATTACATCTGTAAAGGCACAGGTATTTTAGACGCTTCACACACACTTGTGTAAATTCTGAGCTTAAAATACAGCCGAATGATGAGACGCCTTACCTATGATTCTCTCCACCATGTCATACATCTGTCTAGTTTCCTCCTCTTCTTTGCGCCACCTGTATTTCATGTAATAGACCAAACCCAAAACTACACCGATGCCTACAGGAAAACACAGGAAAGGTTAGTGAAAAGACTTGGATCATTCTCCATGATGAAAGAACCAGCTTGTACAGAAAGTAGAAGCCAACCTGCGAGGATGAAGAGAACTCTGTGGATCACAGTGAAGAAGGCGCGTCTGAGGCGGCAGAAGAAGGACATGCGGGGGTGGATGGACTCCAGGCGTGAGATTTCTGATATGTCCTCAATGGGTTGATCAGGGTTGGCACCAATCAACCTGCCAAGAAAACAACACAAACCCAATGAACACAGGAAAATGACACACACAGAGTGATACTAAAAGGCATGAATGTTACACCTTGATTTatctaaatacactaccagtcaaaagtttttgaacagtaagatgtttaatgttttttaaagaagtcacttctgctcaccaagcctgcatttatttgatcccaagtactgcaaaaacagtacaattttgaaataattttaccatttaaaataactgttttctatttgaatacattttaaaatgtaatttattcctgtgattttaaagctgattttttagcatcattactccagtctttgtgtcacacgatccttcagaaatcattctaatatgctgatttgctgttcaacatttattattattatcagtatttaaaacagtacaattttttcatgactctttgattaacagaaagatcagcatttatctgaaataagcttttgtaacattatacactataccattcaaaacttattacagaaattaatatttttcatttagcaaggatgctttaaaagtgatgataaagacatttataatgttacaaaatattcagataaatgctgttcttctgagctttctatttatcaaagagaCCCAAAAcatttctactcagctgttttcaatataataaatgttttttaaggagcaaatcagaatattggaatggtttctgaaggatcatgtgacactgaagactggagtaatgatgctaaaaattgagctttgaaatcacaggaataaattacattttaaaaatattcaaatagaaaacagctagtctaaataataaaattatttcaaaattgtactgtttttgctgtactttggatcaaataaataaaggcttagtgagcagaagacacttctttaaagtcttaatgttaaaaacttttgacaggtaatGTAGATGTATAAATAGAAAGATTAGATTAATAGACAGACAAGATGACAGATACCAACCTTATACCGACAACATCTTTGGTTTTCATGACCCACTCTAAAGACGTTTCGATCAAGTTTTCATAGGCTTCATTTTGGAGCTTGAAAGAGAAAGAGGCTTTATTATACTGTGCATTTTCATATTGTTAGAACCACTATTTcccaaaattacaaaataaactattacaaaaggtaaCAATGCAACTCGGCTCAAACTGAAAAGGGAGATATGAATAAATTAAACAAACCTTGAGGTACGTAGAGGCATCACTAAAAGAGACACTTCTGTTTAAAGGATTTTTAAGGTCTCTACAATCATGATCTCCTAAAAGGCAATCAAAAGGTAGAACTTTTAATGCTACATATATTAAAAGCAaagcatatataaatatatttacgtTGTAACCGTATGCTCACCTGCAACATTGGCCAGATGCTCATGTAGAGAAAAGAGCAGGTTAAGAATGAGCTCTCGGTCTTTGACCCCCTGTTTAATCAATGGAAGAAAATATAGTGAGTGCATGTTTAATGAAAGTACAACCAGAAACAAAGAATTCTGTTGAAATATAGGACACAGGTGAGCAGACACTTACAAACTCCTTATCAAACTCTGGTCCGAAAGGGTGTTGcatgactgaaaaagaaaaaaggaaagaaaagttTGTTGACAACCAGCATTACTCACTCACACACTAGATGATACTGTAATGTTATGACTGGACAAGGTTTCCCAATCATGCCGAGGGAGTGACCGTGGAGGTGGGCTGCTCATCGTCTCACACTTGAGGGTGTGACTACGAGCGAGAGCCTCTCGTCAACTCACACTCGAGTCATTGTCTGAACATTGTGTTTCTGTCCTCACTCTGGCCCGGGCCCAGATTTAGCACAGCGTGCCCTGCATGTCTCAATCATAGACTGCATTCGTCTGGCTTATCAGATGTGAGCCGTCTGATGTTGCAAGCCATTTAATACATCAACCTCTAAGAGGAAGCCATATACTCTGGGAAAACAACAGCTTTTAAATTTCAAAACCAAGTTTGACACAGAATTCAGGTGATGAGATCTCATTTTTCTGCTTCTGTGGTTGAGCCATAGATGTGAGTGGCTTATACAAGGTTCGTacaaatactgtaaaatgaaactgaaggactttcaaggacttttcaagcattaCTTTTTTGATTATCAAGGACTTCgccagagatctcacttatcaaacaatgtctttaattttaaaatctaaaaaaagagaaatagataaaaatatattaataaaaaaagtgcaatacacttttactataataaaaccactttgcatttgtatttgtgtatacttgtttttgttttcataacTGTACTGCATTAATGATTCGATGTTTtatactgtttaagaaaaaaattactttgaAATCCTAATCTCAAACAAACGATTCTTGAACCTGCACCAAAGGGAAATCAtttaatttgaatcattcaattcgctaaATGATTTACAAACCCGTTCCGatcaaaataaaatgattcacgatacacataGTTTAAATCTAAATAACATTTTTCGCAATACACGATCTGAATGGagtgcttcgaaacagtgaatcactTTGTGACGCAATGATGGTTTAACTGATTTAGAGATTCAAAAAActcagtttcacccatcactacgtgcttttaaaaaatcattacaagcgatgtcgaaattcaaaaatgaatggctTTTACTTTGATCTGggttttgctagtgaatcgctttaACTGAATTATCAGAGTCAATAAGTTTGGCCTAGATTTCAGGTGATGAGAACCCATTTTTCTGGTTCTGTGGTTGAGCTATAGATGTGAGTGGCTtaaacagggttcgtacagatactgtaaaatgaaatttcaggactttcaaggacttttccaTTACTACTTTTTGATTTTCAAGTACCTCAattagagatctcacttatcaaacaatgtcttctattttaaataagataaaaataataaaatataaagcaCATGAGAAGTATTACttctaaagtattacaaagtacacttttactataataaaaccactGTTAATTTTCTtgagggatttgtatttgtgtatactttccttttttgttgtttttataactgtactgcaataatgatttgtttaatacattacttaagaaaaaaaaaaaaagattggcaAAATCGCTCCGAAATCCTGATTTGAAACAAACAATTTGCGAACCTGCATGGAAGTccttatctgaatcaaatgattcacgacgcacagtctgaagtcctgatctgaatttgatttagatcatatTGTGAATCACATAAGCAATGtcgaaattcaaaaatgaatggcttttactttgatctggtttttgctagttaATCATTTGAAGTGAATAttcaaagtcacgagtttgaatcaatcggactggctccagtgtaaatgactcagTAATTTGATTCGGTTTGTCCGTTCCTCTTCcttttttgcattttcaggcatgtttacatgacactgtcaGCATTACTACTTGCATAGCTCAACTGTTTCTGACATTACCTGAAACAAatttaacacttatttcatagatacattgtcttttcaCTTTTCAACTCCCTCTTCAGGAACATTGCCATTTTcgagggttttccaggccttaaatttcaaagtcAAATTTAAGTACTTCAAgtaccttgtacgaaccctgcttAAACCTCTTTAACTGTGGTAACACCACTAAAATACATGGCCTCAAATGGTCTACAGACCTTAGTTAGGGTGGTGCCATATTTAATTTCCGACAGAATTGAAAGCAAAACTGTGAGAAAGATATATACAGCGTGACAAATTTCAGTAGAGGAAACTCCATAAACCGGTTTTAAAAGTTGCCAATTGTGAGCTCTATAATTGCAGAATTAACAACACAATATAGGATATTATCATAACTATGTTCTTCATAACACACAGTGCACACAAATTAAAGTGGCAGCACTTGTTTCTCTGACAGGTTCCTAAAACAACTAAAATTTTAGACACATCATACTGTAAACTTTGGCTATGTTTGGAACTGGGTACTTGCATACTATTAAAAAAATTGCATACTACATGATAAACATTTCAAACAGTACTATGCTACATTTTTACCACATGACCTTGTTGGCAGTTGTCAATATATGTGAATATTTGGCATTTTTTGGCAGCCTGATCAAATGAGTCAGAAAGTTATGAATGGCTTAAAGCTGTCAAACTAGAAGATCAAGTTAAGTGCATTGCTTTGTGGGATATAGTATTGAATGTTTGGGCATACTTCATGCATACAGACTACCTCATACTGCAAAAGTATTGCACCCTGTAGAAACTGTAGTAGTACTATTAGTTTTTATAGCACGTATACACATACTGCATATATAACACTCAAAGTGAGAATCAGGCATTTAGCCGGCCAGAGAGAAGTCAGTCACTCTAGCTGGCCGCAAGCTCCCAGAGTCCCCTGAGAGACAGACAATTAGGCCGCTTTAGCTTGTCTGTGACCTAGATGTCTGCAGCACGCTCTCCAGTCAAAGCTCCCTCCCTGAGAGACCGGCCATGCCACAAATATACATAGTAATTCATCAGTCGGCTTCCTCTCAAGAGCCGTCTCTGCCTCTAGAGCACTTTACTCTGATGATACTCAAGCTATTTAAACGGAGTGGCATTGCATGCACATCCACGAAAGAACAGACTTTCTCTCATCTGGGAAAATGCATCAAAAGATTAATGGCGGCTATCACATTATGAACATAAATGATGTCAACATGTCAAAACGTGGGGACTACCAGACTAGCCATGATTATTATCAAATAAGAGACACTCAGAGAGTTCCCACACTTTTCAAGAGTGAATTTCCATCAACTTAAGTCGTTTATAACCATTTACAAgtcatatataataaaataattatttaaaagcacaacaattacaacaaatatcaaataaaattcaagacaattttgaaatatttaaagaagAATTTAAATTCTCAATTAACTAATAAATCATTTAGCAATATTTTTTACTAGTCTCAAGCACATATCAGGTACATCATGGGTTGCAGACTAGTTTCAGTGtacaaaaaatgcaatttttgcatATCTATCAAGAAAATTCTGCACTAACTTACTTCCACTAAGAAAATGGAAGAGAGAACTTATAAAAACTGAAAGATATGGCTCCTTAGTCACAAATATGGTGAGCATGAAGATGTTGGAAATTAATTTGACTAAAAGTTTGTGTCGGTCATCTTGTAACATTCCAACTTTGAAGGTAAAGGTGCGATCAGCTACCTGAAATCCTCCAGGGCTGGAACAGTCATTTGACATAGCATGAAGCACACATATTTCTAATTCAAATACCTCTCTCTGTCCCATAACGCACCAGTGGCATAGTCCATTTCCTGTCTAAGAAGGTGCAAATAGTCTGGGGTGATAACTGCTGTGTGAATTAGTCAGGTTTGGCTCATGGAGTTGCATAAACAATAAGAAAAACTTTCAAGGAACTTTCTAAAGCATTAACTGTGTCATTTTATAAAACTTGCACTTTTTTGATTTTGCTTAGTACATCAATACCTGTTAATTTGACATTTGTCATAAATAACAGATAGTAAAACACGGTTTACAAACAATCTAATGAAACAGAGGTAGTACCATGGTATTCTTTGCAGTGCAAGTATAATATAAATAGAACTTAATCTcaaagaatgaaagaatgatgaTAGTATAGTCCTAAACACTTATTGTTCCATGGTATTGCTATGCTGTTGTGCAAAGACTCACGTTTTTTAAGTTCCATGGAAACTGCGGTGAAGTACTACATTGACTTTCCATAGTATTTATGTGAAAATCATTCTATATATCAAAGAATCTCAGTATTAATGCACTATTGGACATAACAGAGCATGGTAATGCCACTTTTTGTAAACGTTTTATGGCATTACAATGGTTTGTGAGACTGGGGTACAATGTAAATATCACTATATATCAGCACATCAGCAATTAGTACCATAGTATTACAATCTGATACATCACTGTACCACGGTACAGTCATGTTTTTGGACAAAGGATGATGGTGATGTTATGTTTTTGCACATGTACCACAGTAGCACCGTGGTATTTTCTTTTTGGTGCAAGTAACGCATTAATTTGCTGTGGTATTTATGTGATATTCATTTGGTAGCATCGAAGACCATCATTTAGCAAGGTAATTTGTTTTTGGATAGAGCACCAAGGCTTTTTGAAATATATGGGACAGGTTACCAGGTAAATATCAtactatataaatattttacttatTAACATTTAGTACTATGacatatagtcaaaccaaaatttattcagacagctTCAAcatctcacattatcacagtttattcgctatagtttagaaaatggtaataaaatatgaactcaagagttaaactgtgtcagaacaaattcatcttaataatgtctttaactttgatagaaaggtatttaATAGATTACAACCAACCAAATATTCAGACAactgtatgacaatatttacaaattTATCAATACTTTTGacgaccaattaccaagcaatgcttcatttcgttcagtctgtggtgaaaaaaagtttgcattagcaattaaagaaaaaacatggtgaggtcaaagtgtctgaataatttttggtcctaaATTTTCATCTGTTTTACTGTTAAcccactgtatgaagattttttgggtatcctcacttacataaattaactacagTATCCTGCACCCACTAACAAAacaaatatcaaaaatgatatctggtgtttGATTAATTTTCGGTTTGACTGcacataataataaaacaacacttCCTAAAATGTTGCTTAGGTATACAGATGACTAGGTTATGAGACACATGCCACCTTCAGCACTTTATACTTACTGACTGCATCCCCCTCGGAGGTGCTGGAGCCCCTCATCCGCAGGTACATGAGGCCCAGCAGGACGAAGAACAGGCAGGCGGCTGTCAGGAGGAACATGGACAGGTAGTGAGCGCTGAAGCCGCCGGTGGAGGACACCTCCTCCCGTTTAAACTGCTGCAGGAGCTCGTCCTCGGGGACCGTGGTGTGCTGCTTGGGCTTGAGGGCTGAGGCATGGCTGTAGGAGTGGTTGGAACCGGTGTGGTTCGAGTGGTTCGCTCGGTAGGTCGCTGTGTAGGAGGGAAAGCGCGGTCTGAGCCCGATACTGAACCGACTACTGCTGCTGCAGGAGGGGGATTCGCCGTCTCCGTTGTCGAGGTGGTTCTTGCTGAAAGAACCGGACGGGATGCTGCTGCTGCGGTTGTCATGCCCGTCAATTGTGTTGAGTTTCGGGTAGCTGCGGCTCACGTAGCTTCCGCTAAACTCCCTCTGTTCCTTGTCATCATCGTCCCTCCGTTCGCCGACCATATCTAGACTGTAATCGGGAGTATCATGCGCGCCGAGCGCCGTCTTCTCGGAGCTCCAGACGCTCCGGTACGGGGAAGAGGAGGCGGATGGACTGTGTCTGAAAGTCAGACGGCGTTCGCGGGGACGTTCTCGTTcaccctcctcttcctcctcctcgtcTGAATCAGAGTAATCCCTGGCTAACTTACTACTGTTCGACTCATAAAACGCCTTATTCCCGTTCAAAGCCCGACTGTCTCTTTCCGTTTCGTTCAAATCGTTGAATTTACCTCGGTCTGTCCACCACGGAGATCCAGAAATGCTTTTCCTGTCCACGGATAATCCGAGGGAGGCGGCGGCGGTGGCGGGTGTTCCCGCAGGCCTGATGGTGGGTGTCTGCTGCGCGGATCCTCGGTCTCTCCTGCTGCCGCCGTGATTCGGGCCTCCTTTCTTCTGCGGCACCTCCGCGTCCGACTCGTCCGAGCTGAAGCCCAGCACGAACTTTCCGGCTCTGCGCTTTTCGCTCCGGCTGGCGCTCAGACGCGTGACGTCACTGCCCGGTGGCCTGGCGCTGAATCCCGGAGCTCGCGCCGCGTCGTTGCTGTTACTAGCGCCGCTGCTGCCGTTGCTGTTGATACTCCCGCTGCTGCTGCGTCCCTTTCCGCTCCGGGAGCCCCGCGGCTGTGGCTGCTCCTCCCGCAGCTTTTTCAGCTTCTTCAAGTACACGGGCCGCGTGCTCTCCGTCACCGGGCCCGGGGTGAAGCCGAGCCGTTTTAATTCAGTCACAAGCTCCTCATCCGTTAACTGTGCAGACGCCATCTTTGCACGAAAAAACGCACACAGCTAGACACGGCGGAAGTGACGTACAAGTAAGCGGACAGACGGCCAACTTGAAAGGGAAGAAATGGGAAACTttcttttaattaataaatgaacaACATTATACATCATTATGAATGACAATCGTGACAAAAGGCGGAAAACTGGTCAGAAGGAGTACACAAGaagaaaaaataaagtatagaattattaaaatatatatatatatattttgtaacgtCTCATTTTTATGGACTGCCACATTTCACACAGTAGGACCATAAAGTTTGTGTTTCTAAAAACACATTTACATAATTATATAAGACGCCTGAATAATCTTATTTCAGAAATTATGTTCTGGGGTAAAAACATTTTGTATCGATGTTACATATAGCAACGtgagtttaataataataataataataataataataataataataataataataataataataattattattattattattattattattgttattattattattcatttattcatttatttaatgaatttatttaatagttattttaatataacaataaataattgtattatttattaaaaaaattaacaaacattattattgttgttgttgttgttgttgttttgaatgATTGAAaccaaaatgtaaataaaaatcagAAAACAAATTGATTAACaataaagaaaatcaagtcagtCAAGGTTTTCTTAGTAGTTTTAGAAATTATAATGACCTGCTTAATTATTGTAGTTAATAAATGTAAGTTCATATGATTTTAAAATCTGAATAGTGTAATATACACCAGTCAAAAgactttttaatcttttttttttccagaagaagtctcttctgctcaccaagcctgcatttatttgatccaaagtacagtaaaaacagtacaatttagaaatatttaaaaatgtacatttatattaaaaagcttctctttaagtttttaagtttaagCATAGTTTCAATGGATTCTTCTCTCAACATCttcatttgtattttatatacattgccagtcaaacgtttttgaacagtatgattttttaatgctttttaaaatagtctcttctgctcaccaagccagcaaaagcagtgatattgtaaaatatttttacaatttaaaataacttctttctatttgaatatattttaaaatgtaatttattcctgtgatttcaaagctgatttttttttgcatcattactccagtcacatgatccttcagaaatcattctaacattctgattgtctgctcaaaaaacatttgccattattattatgttgagtagatttttttcatgctgctttaataaataaatctttctcatcactttttatcaatttaaagcatcccaaTTTAAAtcaatcaggatattagaatggtttctgaaggatgacactgaagactggagtaatgatgcaataaaatttagctttgatcacag
Proteins encoded in this region:
- the LOC141332787 gene encoding inner nuclear membrane protein Man1-like; amino-acid sequence: MASAQLTDEELVTELKRLGFTPGPVTESTRPVYLKKLKKLREEQPQPRGSRSGKGRSSSGSINSNGSSGASNSNDAARAPGFSARPPGSDVTRLSASRSEKRRAGKFVLGFSSDESDAEVPQKKGGPNHGGSRRDRGSAQQTPTIRPAGTPATAAASLGLSVDRKSISGSPWWTDRGKFNDLNETERDSRALNGNKAFYESNSSKLARDYSDSDEEEEEEGERERPRERRLTFRHSPSASSSPYRSVWSSEKTALGAHDTPDYSLDMVGERRDDDDKEQREFSGSYVSRSYPKLNTIDGHDNRSSSIPSGSFSKNHLDNGDGESPSCSSSSRFSIGLRPRFPSYTATYRANHSNHTGSNHSYSHASALKPKQHTTVPEDELLQQFKREEVSSTGGFSAHYLSMFLLTAACLFFVLLGLMYLRMRGSSTSEGDAVIMQHPFGPEFDKEFGVKDRELILNLLFSLHEHLANVAGDHDCRDLKNPLNRSVSFSDASTYLKLQNEAYENLIETSLEWVMKTKDVVGIRLIGANPDQPIEDISEISRLESIHPRMSFFCRLRRAFFTVIHRVLFILAGIGVVLGLVYYMKYRWRKEEEETRQMYDMVERIIDVMRSHNEASQENKDLQQYLPIPHVRDSLVQPQDRKKMKKVWDRAVAFLSANESRIRTETQRIGGADFMVWRWLQPSMSPDKMSSMPSKVWQGQAFPLDRRNSPPNSLTPCLKIRNMFDPVMEVGENWHLAIQEAILEKCSDNDGIVHIAVDKNSREVRI